A genomic stretch from Malus domestica chromosome 15, GDT2T_hap1 includes:
- the LOC139191748 gene encoding putative F-box protein At1g65770, giving the protein METQWSDLPKELWSAIGNRLDNRLDVLRFRSVCNTWRSSVSPFQQPVTLPLPLSFSSPPAAEDGGALQTQPKALLLQIKVYRMESLVGEKPNSSKPWVVKFEESSSGNLRLLHPISNKPLRFSPASNSLKEFNLLDFKMVELRKSYSLQFRNSLNVVTACVNKVVVMDAKKLNDCGIFMICNGGKLGFLRFGDEKWTHVDEQNSHYDDLIVYKGQCYVVDRWGTVSWVNSDLNVIQFSPPLCGFGGRKHLVESLGDLFVVDRYLDKCEMEGLPEHNVENENVSVFGPNFQAPPPPFAASVDGKAVDFKVYRLDQEWGTWVQMKNLGDQVFILSNDGSFAVSTRDVGRVKGNCILFTDQKLPHLHGIGGSKRPNTRVFMLKGDSIIRDGHALSAFNKMLHPPSSWLRPVLGFRRHRLADWDNADSE; this is encoded by the coding sequence ATGGAGACGCAGTGGTCGGATCTTCCAAAGGAGCTATGGTCGGCAATCGGAAATCGCCTCGACAACCGCCTCGACGTTCTCCGATTTCGCAGCGTCTGCAATACATGGCGCTCCTCCGTCTCCCCTTTTCAACAACCCGTTACCCTTCCTCTGCCCCTCagcttctcttcccctccagcCGCCGAGGATGGCGGAGCTCTGCAGACTCAACCCAAAGCCCTACTCCTTCAAATCAAAGTCTATCGGATGGAATCGCTTGTCGGCGAAAAACCCAATTCGTCAAAACCCTGGGTGGTGAAGTTTGAGGAGTCGAGTTCCGGGAACCTGCGATTGCTGCATCCAATCAGTAATAAGCCACTCAGGTTTTCGCCTGCATCTAACTCTttaaaggaattcaatttgttggacTTTAAGATGGTCGAATTGCGAAAATCGTACAGTCTGCAGTTCAGGAATAGTCTCAATGTTGTTACGGCTTGTGTGAACAAAGTGGTAGTCATGGATGCAAAGAAGTTGAATGATTGTGGTATTTTTATGATTTGCAATGGCGGAAAGTTGGGTTTCTTGAGATTCGGGGATGAGAAATGGACCCATGTGGATGAACAAAACTCACATTATGATGATCTTATTGTGTATAAGGGTCAATGCTATGTTGTTGATAGATGGGGAACAGTTTCATGGGTCAATTCGGATTTGAATGTGATCCAATTTTCGCCTCCGTTATGTGGGTTTGGCGGGCGGAAGCATTTGGTTGAGTCCCTTGGCGATCTCTTCGTTGTTGATCGGTACCTTGACAAGTGTGAAATGGAAGGGTTACCAGAGCACAATGTTGAGAATGAAAATGTTAGTGTTTTTGGCCCTAATTTTCaagctcctcctcctcctttcgCCGCTTCTGTTGACGGCAAGGCTGTTGATTTTAAAGTTTATAGGCTGGATCAAGAATGGGGTACGTGGGTTCAAATGAAAAACTTGGGAGATCAAGTGTTTATTTTGAGCAATGATGGGTCTTTCGCCGTCTCCACCAGAGACGTTGGTAGAGTGAAGGGAAATTGCATTTTATTCACTGATCAAAAGCTTCCTCATTTACACGGAATTGGGGGATCAAAAAGGCCTAACACTCGCGTGTTCATGCTAAAGGGTGACAGCATCATTCGGGACGGACATGCTTTGTCCGCCTTTAACAAAATGCTCCATCCACCATCCAGTTGGCTCCGCCCTGTTCTTGGTTTCCGTCGGCATCGGCTTGCTGACTGGGATAATGCTGACAGCGAGTGA
- the LOC103401031 gene encoding uncharacterized protein, whose amino-acid sequence MHTQISDSEQQELIEKLDIFRIRGRDKRGRTVLRIIGKFFPARIVSVDALRKYLEERIFPEIEKKPFAVLYVHTGAQRCENFPGISAVRSIYDAIPIGVRRNLEAVYFLHPGLQARLFFATFGRFFFTDGVYGKLRYVSRLDYLWEHVRRSEIEVPDFVYDHDEDLEHRPMMDYGLESDHPRVYDAPAVDSPVSTYSMRCIS is encoded by the exons ATGCATACTCAAATCTCCGATTCCGAGCAGCAGGAACTCATCGAGAAGCTCGACATCTTCAGGATCAGGGGACGTGACAAACGCGGCCGCACCGTCCTTCGCATCATCGGCAAATTCTTTCCAG cTCGAATTGTGAGCGTTGATGCTCTGCGGAAGTATTTGGAGGAGAGAATATTCCCAGAGATCGAGAAAAAGCCGTTCGCTGTGCTGTACGTGCACACTGGAGCTCAAAGGTGCGAGAACTTCCCCGGAATCTCAGCCGTCCGATCAATCTACGACGCCATCCCGATCGGCGTCCGCCGGAATCTCGAAGCCGTGTATTTCCTCCACCCCGGCCTCCAGGCCCGCCTCTTTTTCGCCACCTTCGGCCGCTTCTTTTTCACCGACGG GGTATACGGAAAGCTGAGGTACGTGAGCAGGCTCGATTATTTGTGGGAGCACGTGAGGAGGAGCGAGATTGAGGTGCCTGATTTCGTGTACGATCATGATGAGGACTTGGAGCACCGTCCGATGATGGACTACGGATTGGAGAGCGATCATCCGAGGGTGTACGATGCGCCCGCGGTTGATTCGCCTGTGTCGACGTACTCCATGAGATGCATCTCTTAG